In Pseudomonas sp. R76, one genomic interval encodes:
- the trhA gene encoding PAQR family membrane homeostasis protein TrhA, translated as MYHGERFNAWSHLVGAVAAFVGAVWMLVVASLDGSPWKIVSVAIYGFTLLVLYSASTVYHSVRGRRKAIMQKVDHFSIYLLIAGSYTPFCLVTLRGPWGWTLFGIVWGLAVIGILQEIKPRSEARILSIVIYAVMGWIVLVAVKPLLAALGTAGFVWLASGGVLYTVGIIFFALEDRLRHSHGIWHLFVIGGSLLHFVAIMHYVL; from the coding sequence ATGTATCACGGGGAACGATTCAACGCCTGGAGCCATTTGGTCGGGGCGGTAGCCGCTTTTGTCGGCGCAGTGTGGATGCTGGTGGTGGCGAGCCTGGACGGCAGCCCCTGGAAGATCGTCAGCGTGGCGATTTACGGTTTTACGCTGCTGGTGCTGTACAGCGCGTCGACCGTGTACCACAGCGTACGCGGGCGGCGAAAAGCGATCATGCAGAAGGTTGATCACTTTTCGATCTACTTGCTGATCGCCGGCAGTTACACGCCGTTTTGCCTGGTGACACTGCGCGGGCCGTGGGGCTGGACGCTGTTCGGGATTGTGTGGGGGCTGGCGGTGATCGGCATCCTGCAAGAGATCAAGCCGCGTTCCGAGGCACGCATTTTGTCGATTGTGATCTATGCGGTGATGGGCTGGATCGTGCTGGTGGCGGTCAAGCCGCTGCTCGCTGCGCTGGGCACGGCCGGGTTTGTGTGGCTGGCCTCGGGCGGGGTGTTGTACACCGTCGGCATCATCTTTTTTGCCCTGGAAGATCGCCTGCGCCATTCCCATGGGATCTGGCACTTGTTTGTGATCGGCGGCAGCTTGCTGCACTTTGTGGCGATCATGCATTACGTGCTTTGA